One stretch of Fictibacillus sp. b24 DNA includes these proteins:
- the gpsB gene encoding cell division regulator GpsB produces the protein MSEQRFHLTAKEILEKDFKQGFRGYDQDEVDKFLDLIIKDYENFQKEYDAVVQENNRLRRDAQNSSDHQQTRRMPAVTSSTTNSDILQRLSNLEKHVFGSKLYD, from the coding sequence ATGAGTGAACAGCGTTTTCATTTAACGGCGAAAGAAATATTGGAAAAAGACTTTAAACAAGGCTTTCGTGGCTATGATCAAGACGAAGTAGACAAATTCTTAGATCTTATCATTAAGGATTATGAAAACTTCCAAAAAGAGTACGATGCGGTTGTCCAAGAAAACAATCGACTGCGCAGAGATGCTCAAAATTCTTCTGATCATCAGCAGACACGCAGAATGCCTGCAGTAACTTCAAGTACGACGAACTCCGATATTCTTCAGCGTTTGTCTAACTTGGAAAAACATGTTTTTGGCAGCAAATTATACGATTGA
- a CDS encoding THUMP domain-containing class I SAM-dependent RNA methyltransferase gives MAQLRLLATAAMGLEALVANEVRALGFENVKVENGKVYFDGDEKTLVKANLWLRTADRVKLVVGEFTAETFDELFEKTKALPWAEFIPEDGEFPVIGRSVKSKLFSVSDCQAIVKKAVVDNLKTAYNRKTWFPEDGALYRIEVAIHKDIATLTLDTSGTGLHKRGYRELHSGAPIKETMAAALIMLTNWTPDKPFADPFCGSGTLPIEAAMIGQNIAPGLNREFASEKWNWIDKKVWYEAVGEAQDVAKYDLPLEIQGSDIDHKMIELSKNNANEAGFEDFITFKQMQVRDFTTRKEYGCLVTNPPYGERLGERDEVAQMYRDLGHAMKPYDTWSVYVITSNEKFEEYYGRSATKKRKLYNGDLKTDYYQYFGKRPPRQQQS, from the coding sequence ATGGCACAATTACGACTGCTCGCGACAGCTGCTATGGGATTAGAGGCCCTTGTAGCAAATGAAGTGCGCGCACTAGGTTTTGAAAACGTAAAAGTTGAAAATGGAAAAGTGTATTTTGATGGTGATGAGAAAACACTCGTAAAAGCTAATCTATGGCTGCGTACAGCTGACCGCGTTAAACTTGTAGTAGGTGAATTTACAGCAGAAACATTTGATGAATTGTTCGAAAAAACAAAAGCACTTCCATGGGCTGAATTTATCCCGGAGGATGGAGAATTCCCTGTAATTGGAAGATCGGTAAAATCAAAACTTTTCTCCGTATCTGACTGTCAGGCGATTGTAAAGAAAGCAGTAGTCGATAACTTAAAAACGGCTTACAACCGTAAAACATGGTTTCCCGAAGACGGTGCATTGTATCGGATTGAAGTTGCAATCCATAAAGATATCGCAACTTTAACGCTTGATACGAGTGGTACAGGTCTTCATAAGCGTGGTTACCGTGAACTGCATAGTGGTGCGCCGATTAAAGAAACGATGGCAGCAGCGCTTATCATGCTGACAAACTGGACACCAGACAAACCTTTCGCTGATCCTTTCTGTGGATCTGGAACACTTCCTATAGAGGCAGCGATGATCGGGCAAAACATCGCGCCTGGATTAAATCGGGAATTTGCTTCTGAAAAATGGAACTGGATCGATAAAAAGGTTTGGTATGAGGCAGTAGGAGAAGCTCAAGACGTTGCAAAATACGATTTGCCTCTTGAGATTCAAGGATCGGATATTGATCATAAGATGATTGAACTGTCCAAGAACAATGCAAACGAAGCCGGGTTTGAAGATTTTATCACGTTTAAACAGATGCAAGTGCGTGATTTTACTACACGAAAAGAGTACGGTTGCCTTGTGACGAACCCACCTTATGGAGAGCGATTAGGTGAGAGAGATGAAGTAGCACAGATGTACCGTGATCTTGGGCATGCGATGAAACCATATGACACGTGGAGTGTATATGTGATTACTTCAAACGAAAAGTTTGAAGAATACTACGGCCGTTCAGCAACAAAGAAACGCAAATTGTACAACGGTGATCTGAAGACGGATTACTACCAATACTTCGGGAAGAGACCACCTAGACAGCAGCAATCGTAG
- a CDS encoding carboxypeptidase M32, whose translation MTQTKLTVEKEFLDYVKKMVHVNEAIGLMYWDLRTGAPKKGVEQRSEVIGTLSSDVFAMSTSEEMKNYIEELSKPEVQDSLSDVTKKTLEEVKKDYERNAKIPPAEFKEYVILQSKAETVWEEAKNNSDFSLFQPYLEKLVEFNKKFIEYWGYEGNKYNTLLDMYEPGVTVEILDETFTKLRDRIVPLLQKVTEAGQPDTKFLFEHFPKDKQKEFSMHVLKDMGYDFDSGRLDETVHPFAIGLNPGDVRVTTKYMENDFRTAVFGTIHEGGHALYEQNISEELVGTPLATGTSMGIHESQSLFWENFVGRHFGFWKNHYAMLKSVSGAQFNGVELEDFYRSINVVEPSLIRIEADEMTYPLHVIVRYEIEKGLFNDEIEVKDLPRIWNEKMQEYIGVTPKNDAEGVLQDVHWSGGSFGYFPSYALGYIYAAQLKNAMLNAIPDFDALVESGNLLPIKEWLTKNVHQYGKMKKPIEILKDVTGEGLNPDHLIAYFEKKYSDIYRLNG comes from the coding sequence ATGACACAAACTAAATTAACTGTTGAAAAAGAATTCTTAGATTATGTAAAAAAAATGGTGCATGTAAACGAAGCGATCGGTCTTATGTATTGGGATCTTCGTACGGGGGCTCCTAAAAAAGGTGTAGAACAACGCTCTGAAGTAATCGGAACATTATCATCCGATGTATTTGCTATGTCTACGTCTGAGGAAATGAAAAATTATATCGAAGAACTTTCAAAGCCAGAAGTTCAGGATTCGTTGTCTGACGTTACGAAAAAGACGTTAGAAGAAGTGAAAAAGGATTACGAGCGAAATGCGAAGATTCCTCCAGCTGAATTTAAAGAATATGTGATTTTACAATCAAAAGCTGAAACAGTCTGGGAAGAAGCAAAGAATAATTCGGATTTCTCCTTATTCCAGCCTTACTTAGAAAAGCTAGTTGAATTCAACAAGAAGTTTATTGAGTATTGGGGCTATGAAGGCAACAAATACAACACGCTTTTAGATATGTATGAGCCAGGCGTAACAGTTGAGATCTTAGATGAGACGTTCACTAAGCTGCGTGACCGTATCGTGCCTCTTCTTCAAAAAGTTACAGAAGCAGGTCAGCCTGATACGAAGTTCTTGTTCGAACATTTCCCAAAAGATAAGCAAAAAGAATTCAGTATGCATGTTCTAAAAGACATGGGCTATGATTTCGATTCTGGCCGTTTGGATGAAACGGTTCATCCGTTTGCGATCGGTTTAAATCCTGGGGATGTACGTGTAACAACAAAGTATATGGAGAACGACTTCCGTACGGCCGTTTTCGGAACGATCCATGAAGGCGGACATGCACTTTATGAGCAAAATATTTCTGAAGAGCTTGTAGGAACTCCTCTTGCAACGGGTACATCGATGGGAATTCATGAGTCTCAATCTCTGTTCTGGGAAAACTTTGTTGGCCGTCACTTTGGTTTCTGGAAGAATCATTACGCTATGTTAAAGAGCGTTTCTGGTGCACAGTTCAACGGAGTAGAGCTTGAAGATTTCTATCGTTCAATCAACGTGGTTGAGCCATCACTTATCCGTATTGAAGCAGATGAAATGACATATCCGCTGCATGTTATCGTTCGTTATGAAATTGAAAAAGGTCTGTTTAACGATGAAATTGAAGTGAAAGACCTACCGCGTATCTGGAACGAAAAAATGCAAGAATATATTGGTGTCACTCCGAAAAACGATGCGGAAGGTGTGCTTCAGGACGTTCACTGGTCAGGCGGAAGTTTCGGTTACTTCCCGTCTTACGCTTTAGGCTACATTTATGCGGCACAGCTTAAAAATGCGATGCTGAACGCCATTCCTGACTTCGACGCACTTGTGGAGTCTGGTAACCTTCTGCCGATTAAAGAATGGTTAACGAAGAATGTGCATCAGTATGGGAAGATGAAGAAGCCGATTGAAATCCTAAAAGATGTAACAGGTGAAGGATTGAATCCAGATCATCTAATCGCTTATTTTGAGAAAAAGTACAGTGATATTTACCGCTTAAACGGATAA
- a CDS encoding CoA-binding protein: MGASTTQDIQNLLKLRKRIAVVGLSDQPFRTSYMVSEYMQNAGYEIIPVNPNVTEVLGQKAYATLEDIEGHVDIVNVFRRSEFLPEVARSAVKIKAGFFWAQLGLYSAEAEEILQSATIPYIMDKCIKVEHAMIR; this comes from the coding sequence ATGGGAGCTTCAACGACACAAGATATCCAGAACCTGTTAAAATTAAGAAAACGTATTGCTGTAGTCGGTTTATCCGATCAGCCGTTTCGTACTTCCTATATGGTCTCAGAATACATGCAGAATGCTGGCTATGAGATCATTCCCGTGAATCCTAATGTCACTGAGGTTTTAGGGCAAAAAGCATATGCTACTCTTGAGGATATTGAGGGACATGTTGATATTGTCAACGTGTTCAGACGCAGTGAATTCCTCCCAGAGGTTGCCCGTTCAGCAGTAAAAATAAAAGCAGGTTTTTTCTGGGCACAGCTTGGTTTATACAGCGCTGAAGCAGAAGAGATTTTGCAAAGTGCGACGATTCCTTATATTATGGATAAGTGCATTAAAGTGGAACATGCTATGATACGGTAG
- the parE gene encoding DNA topoisomerase IV subunit B, translating to MEYNDDAIQVLEGLEAVRKRPGMYIGSTDARGLHHLVYEIVDNAVDEALGGFGDYIHVKIHKDNSVSVSDDGRGMPTGMHKLGKPTPEIIFTVLHAGGKFGQGGYKTSGGLHGVGASVVNALSEWLEVTIHRDGKTYRQRFENGGKPVTTLEVIGNTRKSGTTVHFKPDRTMFSTINYNYETLSERLREAAFLLKGIKIVLEDARNGEKDEFQFDTGLEAFVKYLNEDKDSLHSVVSFEGTQNEIEVDFAFQYNDGYAENVLSFVNNVRTKDGGTHESGAKTAITRSINEYARKTNMLKEKDKNLDGSDIREGLTAVVSVRIPEEFLQFEGQTKSKLGTSEARSSVDAVVAGKLAYFLEENPAISEMLIRKSIKAAQAREAARKAREDARNGKKNKRKDSMLSGKLTPATSKNPERNELYLVEGDSAGGSAKQGRDRKFQAILPLRGKVINTEKAKLADIFKNEEINTIIHAIGAGVGSDFTLKDVNYDKIVIMTDADTDGAHIQVLLLTFFYRYMKPLIEEGKVFIALPPLYKVSKGTGKKEVIEYAWDEDELREAQKKIGKGYIIQRYKGLGEMNADQLWETTMDPDTRTLIRVRIDDAARAEKRVSVLMGDKVEPRRKWIEEHVAFGINEETNILDNENLSAF from the coding sequence ATGGAATATAACGATGATGCCATACAGGTGCTTGAAGGTTTAGAAGCCGTTCGAAAGCGTCCTGGTATGTATATTGGAAGTACGGATGCCAGAGGTTTGCATCACCTCGTTTATGAAATTGTAGATAACGCCGTTGATGAAGCTTTAGGCGGATTCGGTGATTACATACATGTGAAAATTCACAAAGATAATAGTGTTTCGGTATCAGACGATGGCCGCGGAATGCCTACTGGTATGCATAAGCTCGGAAAACCAACACCAGAGATTATTTTTACCGTCCTTCACGCTGGAGGTAAGTTCGGACAAGGCGGATACAAGACATCTGGAGGACTTCACGGAGTAGGTGCTTCTGTTGTAAATGCTCTATCAGAATGGCTTGAAGTAACCATCCATCGTGATGGTAAGACATATCGCCAGCGTTTTGAGAATGGCGGTAAGCCCGTTACAACTCTAGAAGTGATCGGAAACACACGCAAGTCTGGAACGACCGTCCATTTCAAACCAGATCGTACGATGTTTTCCACGATCAACTATAACTATGAAACATTAAGCGAACGTCTTAGAGAAGCAGCATTCTTGTTAAAAGGCATCAAGATTGTGCTTGAAGATGCCCGTAACGGTGAAAAAGATGAGTTTCAATTTGATACAGGTCTAGAAGCATTCGTAAAATATTTGAACGAAGATAAAGATTCTCTGCACTCTGTCGTAAGTTTTGAAGGAACACAAAACGAGATTGAAGTTGATTTTGCGTTTCAATACAATGATGGCTATGCAGAAAACGTACTGTCTTTCGTAAACAACGTTCGTACAAAAGACGGTGGAACGCATGAATCTGGTGCAAAAACAGCAATTACAAGAAGCATTAACGAATATGCCCGTAAAACGAACATGTTGAAAGAGAAAGATAAGAACCTAGATGGATCTGATATTCGTGAAGGGTTAACGGCGGTAGTTTCCGTACGCATTCCTGAAGAATTTCTTCAGTTTGAAGGTCAGACGAAGAGTAAGTTAGGTACGAGTGAAGCCCGATCTAGCGTTGATGCGGTTGTAGCTGGAAAGCTCGCTTATTTTCTTGAGGAGAATCCTGCAATAAGTGAAATGCTCATCCGTAAAAGTATTAAAGCCGCACAAGCTCGTGAAGCAGCTCGTAAGGCTCGTGAAGACGCGCGTAACGGTAAGAAGAACAAGCGTAAAGATTCGATGTTAAGCGGTAAATTAACTCCAGCTACATCTAAGAATCCTGAGCGTAATGAATTGTACCTGGTAGAGGGTGACTCTGCGGGCGGTTCAGCAAAACAAGGACGAGACCGTAAATTCCAAGCGATTTTGCCGCTTCGTGGAAAAGTAATCAACACGGAAAAAGCAAAGCTTGCAGATATTTTTAAAAATGAAGAAATCAACACAATCATTCATGCGATCGGTGCTGGAGTCGGCTCTGATTTTACATTGAAAGATGTGAACTACGATAAAATTGTCATCATGACCGATGCGGATACAGATGGCGCGCACATTCAGGTTCTTCTTTTAACGTTCTTCTATCGTTACATGAAGCCGCTTATTGAAGAAGGAAAAGTGTTTATCGCACTTCCTCCTCTATACAAAGTGAGCAAAGGAACTGGAAAGAAAGAAGTCATTGAGTATGCATGGGATGAGGACGAGCTAAGAGAAGCACAGAAAAAGATCGGAAAAGGCTACATCATTCAACGCTACAAAGGTCTAGGCGAGATGAACGCCGACCAGCTATGGGAAACAACGATGGATCCTGACACACGTACGCTGATCCGTGTACGTATAGATGACGCTGCCCGTGCCGAAAAACGTGTATCTGTCTTAATGGGAGATAAAGTTGAACCACGCCGTAAGTGGATTGAAGAACATGTGGCGTTCGGCATAAACGAAGAAACGAACATACTAGATAACGAGAACTTGTCAGCATTCTGA
- the parC gene encoding DNA topoisomerase IV subunit A: MSLLEKFRELPLEDVIGDRFGRYSKYIIQERALPDARDGLKPVQRRILYAMFAEGNTNEKPYRKSAKTVGNVIGNYHPHGDSSVYEAMVRMSQDWKVRNVLIQMHGNNGSIDGDPAAAMRYTEARLSAIASELLRDIDKETVEFAPNFDDTTEEPVVLPSRYPNLLVNGSTGISAGYATDIPPHHLGEVIDAVTMQIDNPDVSLDELMTVIKGPDFPTGGIVQGLDGIKKAFESGKGRFVIRAKTEIESLKGGRQQIVITEVPFEVNKANLVKRMDELRLDKKVDGIAEIRDETDRTGLRIVIELRKDGNAEGILNFFFKNTDLQVSYNYNMVAIHNKTPKLMGLKAILHSYIQHQKEVVTRRTAYDLRKAEERSHIVEGLIKAISILDEVIETIRASKDKRNAKDNIIEKFQFTEPQAEAIVTLQLYRLTNTDITTLQSEAEELAKKITYLRSILDSEKKLYNVIKKELSEVQKKYADPRRTVIEAEIEEIKIDMEVMIPSEDVMVTVTEDGYVKRSSVRSYSASNGEPPGMKDTDSLLMASQLNTTETLLMFTNKGNYIYLPVYEMPEIRWKDMGQHLASLVGLDKDEKLIKAYPIKDFAEDQYLIFFTKQGMAKKTELKAYKASRYNRPLMAVKLKAEDEVVDVSLTNGKQDVFITTHFGLGLWFAEEEISIVGQRASGVKGINLKAGDHVVSGFALPEDPEKAQVIIATQRGALKKMKVSEFDKTSRAKRGLVMVRELKSNPHRIVGMKLVSEDETHFVLETKSGKEETISALNYKPADRYNNGSFVVDTGETGLITRIKLLVSTEQTKE; encoded by the coding sequence TTGTCACTGCTTGAGAAATTTAGAGAGCTGCCGTTAGAAGACGTAATCGGCGACCGCTTCGGAAGATACAGTAAATACATCATTCAGGAGCGTGCATTACCTGATGCAAGAGACGGCCTGAAACCCGTTCAGCGCCGTATTTTATACGCGATGTTCGCAGAAGGAAACACGAACGAAAAACCATATAGAAAATCGGCAAAGACGGTCGGTAACGTAATCGGTAACTATCACCCGCACGGTGATTCTTCCGTTTATGAAGCGATGGTCCGTATGAGTCAGGACTGGAAAGTAAGAAACGTCCTGATTCAAATGCACGGAAACAATGGTAGTATCGACGGAGATCCAGCAGCAGCGATGCGTTATACAGAAGCAAGGCTTTCTGCGATCGCGTCTGAACTATTGCGTGATATCGATAAAGAGACTGTAGAATTCGCACCAAACTTTGATGATACAACAGAAGAACCAGTTGTGTTGCCAAGCCGTTACCCGAACCTTCTTGTAAATGGTTCAACGGGTATCTCTGCTGGTTATGCAACAGATATTCCGCCACATCATCTAGGTGAAGTAATTGATGCCGTTACGATGCAGATCGATAACCCTGATGTTTCTCTAGATGAATTAATGACGGTTATTAAAGGTCCTGATTTCCCGACAGGCGGAATCGTACAAGGACTTGACGGAATCAAAAAAGCGTTTGAATCCGGAAAAGGCCGCTTTGTCATTCGTGCAAAGACGGAGATTGAAAGCTTAAAAGGCGGTCGCCAGCAGATTGTTATCACAGAAGTACCATTTGAAGTGAACAAAGCGAACCTCGTTAAACGTATGGACGAGCTGCGTTTAGATAAAAAGGTAGATGGTATCGCTGAGATTCGTGATGAGACGGATCGTACTGGATTACGAATCGTAATTGAGCTTCGGAAAGACGGTAACGCAGAAGGAATTTTAAACTTTTTCTTCAAGAATACCGATCTTCAAGTCTCTTACAACTACAACATGGTTGCGATTCATAACAAAACACCGAAGCTAATGGGATTAAAAGCCATTCTTCATTCTTATATTCAGCATCAAAAAGAAGTGGTTACACGCCGTACTGCTTATGATCTGAGAAAAGCAGAAGAACGTTCACACATCGTTGAAGGTTTGATCAAAGCCATTTCAATTCTAGACGAAGTGATTGAAACCATCCGTGCTTCTAAAGATAAGCGAAACGCAAAAGACAACATTATCGAAAAGTTTCAGTTCACAGAACCACAAGCTGAAGCAATCGTTACGTTACAGCTTTATCGTTTAACGAATACGGATATTACGACGCTTCAATCTGAAGCAGAAGAACTGGCTAAAAAGATTACGTATCTTCGTTCAATTTTAGATAGTGAGAAGAAATTATATAATGTGATTAAAAAAGAGCTGTCTGAGGTACAGAAAAAGTATGCAGATCCTCGCCGCACGGTGATCGAAGCAGAAATTGAAGAGATTAAAATCGACATGGAAGTGATGATTCCTTCTGAAGACGTAATGGTGACCGTTACGGAAGATGGGTATGTTAAGCGTTCAAGCGTTCGTTCTTACAGTGCATCAAACGGCGAACCACCAGGCATGAAGGATACGGATTCACTGCTCATGGCGTCACAGCTGAACACGACAGAAACGCTTCTCATGTTCACGAACAAAGGAAATTACATCTATCTGCCAGTATACGAGATGCCTGAGATCCGCTGGAAGGACATGGGGCAGCATTTAGCGAGTCTTGTTGGCCTGGATAAAGATGAGAAGTTGATTAAAGCGTACCCGATCAAAGATTTTGCAGAAGACCAATACCTCATCTTCTTTACAAAGCAGGGTATGGCGAAGAAAACAGAACTCAAGGCTTACAAAGCATCACGCTACAACCGTCCACTGATGGCAGTTAAGCTAAAAGCGGAAGATGAAGTAGTAGACGTTTCGTTAACGAACGGAAAACAGGATGTCTTTATTACCACTCATTTTGGGTTAGGGTTATGGTTTGCAGAAGAAGAAATTTCCATCGTCGGCCAAAGGGCATCTGGCGTAAAAGGAATCAATTTAAAAGCTGGTGACCATGTGGTAAGCGGATTTGCGCTTCCAGAAGATCCAGAGAAAGCGCAAGTGATTATTGCCACTCAGCGCGGCGCATTGAAAAAGATGAAGGTTTCGGAGTTTGATAAAACATCACGCGCAAAACGAGGGCTTGTGATGGTCAGAGAATTAAAATCAAACCCACATCGCATCGTAGGTATGAAGCTTGTATCTGAAGATGAAACACATTTTGTGCTAGAGA